A genomic region of Methylobacterium durans contains the following coding sequences:
- a CDS encoding cyclic nucleotide-binding domain-containing protein, producing MHDPYAHITLSAGTILFEEGDAGDYAYLITRGRIEIFLRRDGGEVRLALRSPGEIFGEMAILDFDPRSASARALEDCELVPVSEAQIRQRLSESDPVLRLCLGVVMARYRETVTLLREHGIAARHDLPQPAAPSPAARADFDAAITAVVLERELRRALDRQEFELFFQPIVRLGTGILAGFEALIRWRHPERGLVLPGGFIAVAEESGLIVDITAWVVSEIGRVLPEIMRVGLGNAVAVEGPLFVSINVSGHDLARATFPAWSARC from the coding sequence ATGCACGACCCCTACGCCCACATCACGCTCAGCGCCGGCACGATCCTCTTCGAGGAAGGGGACGCAGGCGATTACGCCTACCTGATCACGCGCGGGCGCATCGAGATCTTCCTCCGGCGGGACGGGGGCGAGGTGCGGCTCGCCCTGCGCAGCCCCGGCGAGATCTTCGGCGAGATGGCGATCCTCGATTTCGATCCCCGCTCGGCCTCGGCGCGGGCCCTGGAGGATTGCGAACTGGTGCCCGTGAGCGAGGCCCAGATCCGCCAGCGGCTTTCGGAATCCGACCCGGTGCTGCGCCTCTGCCTCGGCGTCGTGATGGCGCGCTATCGCGAAACCGTGACCCTCCTCAGGGAGCACGGCATCGCGGCCCGGCACGACCTGCCGCAGCCCGCCGCGCCGTCGCCCGCGGCGCGGGCGGATTTCGATGCGGCGATCACCGCCGTCGTGCTGGAGCGCGAGCTGCGCCGCGCCCTCGACCGCCAGGAATTCGAGCTCTTTTTCCAGCCGATCGTCCGGCTCGGCACCGGCATTCTGGCCGGCTTCGAGGCGCTGATCCGCTGGCGCCACCCGGAGCGCGGCCTCGTCCTGCCCGGCGGCTTCATCGCCGTCGCGGAGGAGAGCGGGCTCATCGTCGACATCACGGCCTGGGTCGTCTCCGAGATCGGCCGCGTCCTGCCCGAGATCATGCGGGTGGGCTTGGGCAATGCCGTCGCGGTCGAGGGCCCGCTCTTCGTCAGCATCAACGTTTCAGGCCACGACCTCGCCCGGGCGACCTTTCCGGCATGGTCTGCGAGATGCTGA
- a CDS encoding EAL domain-containing protein: MLTTRGIPAGSLKLEITESTLMRDPVTAADALTRCRASGMGIAIDDFGTGYSSLSYLSTLPITTLKVDRAFVRAMLSEPRDHRIVQTILRLADEIGIPAVAEGIEEPAEALALAGMGCAYGQGYLFGRPAPLPETLALIRSWNRADAADPRASAA; this comes from the coding sequence ATGCTGACCACCCGCGGAATCCCGGCGGGCAGCCTCAAGCTTGAGATCACCGAGAGCACGCTGATGCGCGATCCGGTGACCGCCGCCGACGCACTGACGCGCTGCCGCGCCAGCGGGATGGGCATCGCGATCGACGATTTCGGCACCGGCTACTCGTCGCTGAGCTATCTGAGCACGCTCCCGATCACGACCCTCAAGGTCGACCGGGCCTTCGTGCGGGCGATGCTCTCCGAGCCGCGGGACCACCGGATCGTCCAGACCATCCTGCGGCTCGCCGACGAGATCGGCATCCCGGCCGTCGCCGAGGGCATCGAGGAGCCGGCCGAGGCGCTGGCGCTCGCGGGGATGGGCTGCGCCTACGGCCAGGGCTACCTGTTCGGCCGCCCGGCGCCGCTGCCCGAGACCCTCGCCCTGATCCGATCGTGGAACCGCGCCGACGCCGCAGATCCTCGCGCCTCGGCCGCCTGA
- a CDS encoding ATP-dependent helicase: MQKHSDAAAAPGPQPDSAPTSIAARAMATLRPGASSYLEGLNPEQRRAVETTDGPVLVLAGAGTGKTRVLTTRIAHLIATGKARPYDILAVTFTNKAAREMKARIGALIGPAGEGMPWLGTFHAIGTKILRRHAELVGLKSDFTILGTDDQLRLMKQVIADQNIDEKRWPARALGHAIDGWKNRGLAPEQVPPGEAGAFAFGKGGALYTAYQARLATLNAVDFGDLLLLCLKLWRENPDVLENYQSRFRYILVDEYQDTNVAQYLWLRLLAQGHRNVACVGDDDQSIYGWRGAEVDNILRFEHDFPGAAVIRLERNYRSTGHILAAASGLIARNEGRLGKTLRTEDEAGERVTVSGAWDSEEEARLLAESIESLQARKHPLSEIAVLVRISAQMREIEDRFVQLGLPYRVIGGPRFYERAEIRDALAYLRATANPADDLAFERIINTPKRGLGDATLQQLHAHARAERIPLLLAARRLIETDELKPRVRSTLRALVESFSRWARSIETMPHSEVAQTILEESGYTEMWQKDRSADAAGRLENLKEFVRSMEEFPDLAGFLEHVALVMDASEAEGAERVSLMTLHAAKGLEFDTVFLPGWEDGLFPNQRAIDESGRAGLEEERRLAHVGLTRARKRAKLSFAVNRRIHGLWSSTIPSRFIDELPPASVDVVEAPAHFSAGASRFDRNPAPFGSSYGTPGWQRAQANTAASGGRGFGSSYNAPPGGRGGPRQIEGELVAKSTGTPSAYSGGMRVFHTKFGPGTVAGVDGNKLTVDFDKAGRKMVLDSFVQQG, encoded by the coding sequence ATGCAGAAGCATTCCGATGCGGCGGCGGCGCCCGGGCCGCAGCCCGATTCCGCTCCCACCTCGATCGCGGCCCGCGCCATGGCCACCCTTCGGCCCGGCGCCTCCTCCTATCTCGAAGGGCTCAACCCAGAGCAGCGCCGGGCCGTCGAGACCACGGACGGTCCCGTCCTCGTTCTGGCGGGGGCCGGCACCGGCAAGACGCGGGTGCTGACGACGCGAATCGCCCACCTCATCGCGACCGGGAAGGCTCGCCCCTACGACATCCTGGCGGTGACCTTCACCAACAAGGCGGCCCGCGAGATGAAGGCGCGCATCGGCGCCCTGATCGGCCCGGCGGGCGAGGGCATGCCCTGGCTCGGCACCTTCCACGCCATCGGCACCAAGATCCTGCGCCGCCACGCCGAGCTCGTCGGGCTGAAATCCGACTTCACGATCCTCGGGACGGACGACCAGCTCCGCCTGATGAAGCAGGTCATCGCCGACCAGAACATCGACGAGAAGCGCTGGCCGGCACGCGCCCTCGGCCACGCCATCGACGGCTGGAAGAACCGCGGCCTCGCTCCCGAGCAGGTGCCGCCGGGGGAGGCCGGGGCCTTCGCCTTCGGCAAGGGCGGCGCGCTCTACACCGCCTACCAGGCGCGGCTCGCGACGCTGAACGCCGTCGATTTCGGCGATCTCCTGCTCCTGTGCCTCAAGCTCTGGCGCGAGAACCCGGACGTGCTGGAGAACTACCAGAGCCGCTTCCGCTACATCCTCGTCGACGAGTACCAGGACACGAACGTAGCCCAGTATCTCTGGCTGCGGCTCCTGGCGCAGGGGCACCGCAACGTCGCCTGCGTCGGCGACGACGACCAGTCGATCTACGGTTGGCGCGGCGCCGAGGTCGACAACATCCTGCGTTTCGAGCACGACTTTCCGGGCGCGGCCGTCATCCGCCTGGAGCGCAACTACCGATCGACAGGCCACATCCTCGCCGCGGCCTCGGGCCTCATCGCCAGGAATGAGGGGCGCCTCGGCAAGACCCTGCGCACCGAGGACGAGGCGGGCGAGCGCGTCACCGTCAGCGGCGCCTGGGATTCGGAGGAGGAGGCGCGGCTCCTCGCCGAATCGATCGAATCGCTGCAGGCCCGCAAGCATCCCCTCTCCGAGATCGCCGTGCTGGTGCGAATCTCGGCGCAGATGCGCGAGATCGAGGACCGCTTCGTCCAACTGGGCCTCCCCTACCGGGTGATCGGCGGCCCGCGCTTCTACGAGCGAGCCGAGATCCGCGACGCGCTGGCCTATCTGCGCGCCACCGCCAACCCCGCCGACGACCTCGCTTTCGAGCGCATCATCAACACGCCGAAGCGGGGGCTGGGCGACGCGACCTTGCAGCAGCTCCACGCCCATGCCCGCGCCGAGCGGATCCCGCTGCTGCTCGCCGCCCGCCGCCTCATCGAGACCGACGAGCTGAAGCCGCGCGTGCGCTCCACGCTGCGCGCCCTCGTCGAGAGTTTCTCCCGCTGGGCGCGCTCGATCGAGACGATGCCGCATTCCGAGGTGGCGCAGACCATCTTGGAGGAATCCGGCTACACCGAGATGTGGCAGAAGGACCGCTCGGCCGACGCCGCGGGACGGCTCGAGAACCTCAAGGAATTCGTGCGCTCCATGGAGGAATTCCCGGACCTCGCGGGCTTCCTGGAGCACGTCGCCCTCGTCATGGACGCGAGCGAGGCGGAAGGGGCCGAGCGCGTCAGCCTGATGACGCTGCACGCCGCCAAGGGCCTGGAATTCGACACCGTGTTCCTGCCCGGCTGGGAGGACGGCCTGTTTCCCAACCAGCGCGCCATCGACGAGAGCGGGCGCGCCGGGCTCGAGGAGGAGCGCCGCCTCGCCCATGTCGGGCTGACCCGGGCGCGCAAGCGCGCCAAGCTGTCCTTCGCGGTCAACCGCCGCATTCACGGCCTCTGGTCCTCGACCATCCCCTCCCGCTTCATCGACGAGTTGCCGCCGGCCAGTGTCGACGTGGTGGAGGCGCCCGCCCATTTCTCGGCCGGCGCCTCTCGCTTCGACCGGAACCCGGCACCGTTCGGCTCCTCCTACGGTACGCCGGGCTGGCAGCGGGCGCAGGCGAACACCGCCGCCAGCGGCGGCCGCGGCTTCGGCTCGTCCTACAATGCCCCGCCGGGCGGCCGCGGCGGCCCGCGTCAGATCGAGGGCGAGCTCGTTGCCAAATCCACGGGCACGCCCTCCGCCTATTCGGGCGGCATGCGGGTCTTCCACACCAAGTTCGGGCCCGGAACCGTGGCGGGCGTCGACGGCAACAAGCTCACCGTTGACTTCGACAAGGCCGGCCGCAAGATGGTTCTCGACAGCTTCGTCCAACAGGGCTGA
- a CDS encoding PhoH family protein has protein sequence MKRRRARLELVEDRPVRLHRTRFDEERHLSPIQPLTERQGQYLEALASHAQVIVLGPAGTGKTFIAGTRAADQLRQRRIAKVVITRPNVPSGRSLGFFPGTLEDKIAPWVAPLTEAMKERMGQAAFEIALKTGDIEIVPFEVMRGRTFKNCLVILDEAQNTTTAEIKMFLTRIGDDCQVIINGDVSQTDLRETSGLRTVIHLVKSRMMPIPVVEFTRDDIVRSGICAEWVKAFEETNL, from the coding sequence ATGAAAAGACGGCGCGCACGACTTGAGCTGGTGGAAGATCGCCCGGTCCGGCTGCACCGGACCCGGTTCGACGAGGAACGTCACCTAAGCCCGATCCAACCTCTGACCGAACGACAAGGACAATACCTCGAAGCACTCGCCTCTCACGCGCAAGTCATCGTGCTGGGGCCCGCCGGCACCGGCAAGACCTTCATCGCCGGCACCCGTGCCGCCGACCAGCTCCGCCAGCGTCGCATCGCCAAGGTGGTGATCACGCGGCCGAACGTGCCCTCCGGTCGCTCGCTCGGCTTCTTCCCGGGCACGCTGGAGGATAAGATCGCCCCTTGGGTCGCCCCGCTGACCGAGGCCATGAAGGAGCGGATGGGCCAGGCGGCCTTCGAGATCGCGCTCAAGACCGGCGACATCGAGATCGTCCCCTTCGAGGTGATGCGCGGTCGCACCTTCAAGAACTGCCTCGTGATCCTTGACGAGGCGCAGAACACCACCACCGCCGAGATCAAGATGTTCCTGACCCGCATCGGCGACGATTGCCAGGTCATCATCAACGGCGACGTCTCGCAGACGGACCTGCGCGAGACGAGCGGGCTGCGCACGGTCATCCACCTCGTGAAGAGCCGGATGATGCCGATCCCTGTCGTGGAGTTCACCCGCGACGACATCGTCCGCTCCGGCATCTGCGCCGAATGGGTGAAGGCGTTCGAGGAAACGAATCTGTAG